From one Lotus japonicus ecotype B-129 chromosome 3, LjGifu_v1.2 genomic stretch:
- the LOC130747185 gene encoding arogenate dehydratase 3-like, which translates to MQTLTPPPHSNSLNYLNRARPSFTRVTPNRFMVKCGYGFEPASYAQGIGSSRADWQSSCAILASKVVSQEETPAAAGNDHVGAVNGHNPAMADLKLVPIGKKTDGANTKLIRSPLTISDLSPAPLHGSQLRVAYQGVPGAYSEAAAGKAYPNSDAIPCDQFEVAFQSVELWIADRAVLPVENSLGGSIHRNYDLLLRHRLHIVGEVQLPVHHCLLALPGVRKEYLTRVISHPQALAQCEHTLTKLGLNVAREAVDDTAGAAEFIAANNLRDTAAVASARAAELYGLQVLADGIQDDPNNVTRFVMLAREPIIPRTDRPFKTSIVFAHDKGTSVLFKVLSAFAFRNISLTKIESRPHRSRPIRVVDGESEGTAKHFEYLFYIDFDASLAEVRAQNALAEVQEFTSFLRVLGSYPMDMTPWSPSCSSHRGDH; encoded by the coding sequence ATGCAGACACTCACTCCACCACCGCACTCCAATTCTCTTAACTACCTGAACCGGGCGCGTCCCTCTTTTACTCGGGTCACTCCGAACCGGTTTATGGTTAAATGCGGGTACGGGTTTGAACCCGCGAGTTACGCTCAAGGAATCGGCTCGAGCCGAGCCGATTGGCAAAGCTCGTGCGCCATCTTAGCCAGCAAGGTCGTTTCACAGGAAGAAACTCCGGCCGCCGCTGGCAACGACCACGTCGGCGCCGTCAACGGTCACAACCCTGCCATGGCGGATCTGAAACTCGTCCCTATCGGTAAAAAAACCGACGGCGCCAACACGAAGCTCATCCGGTCGCCGCTGACAATCTCCGACCTATCTCCGGCGCCGCTGCATGGGTCCCAGCTGCGCGTGGCGTACCAGGGAGTCCCCGGTGCGTACTCCGAGGCGGCCGCCGGAAAAGCCTATCCAAACAGCGACGCGATCCCGTGCGACCAGTTCGAGGTAGCGTTCCAATCGGTGGAGCTCTGGATCGCCGATCGCGCAGTTCTTCCAGTGGAGAATTCCCTCGGCGGATCGATCCACCGGAACTACGACCTCCTCCTCCGCCACCGCCTCCACATCGTCGGCGAGGTCCAGCTTCCAGTCCACCACTGCCTCCTCGCCCTCCCTGGAGTCCGGAAGGAGTATCTCACGCGCGTGATCTCGCATCCTCAGGCACTCGCGCAGTGCGAGCACACGCTAACAAAGCTCGGCCTCAACGTGGCGCGTGAGGCCGTCGACGACACCGCCGGCGCAGCCGAGTTTATCGCCGCCAACAACCTCCGTGACACTGCCGCAGTCGCGAGTGCACGCGCCGCAGAACTCTACGGCCTCCAGGTCCTCGCCGATGGGATCCAAGATGACCCGAATAACGTGACCCGGTTCGTGATGTTGGCCCGAGAACCCATTATCCCGAGAACGGATCGTCCGTTCAAGACGAGCATCGTGTTCGCGCATGATAAGGGAACTTCGGTGCTATTCAAAGTGTTATCTGCTTTTGCGTTTAGGAACATAAGTTTGACCAAGATTGAGTCAAGGCCTCATCGTAGCCGTCCGATTAGGGTGGTTGATGGTGAGAGTGAGGGTACAGCGAAACACTTTGAGTACTTGTTCTATATTGATTTTGATGCCTCTTTGGCTGAGGTTAGGGCCCAAAATGCACTTGCTGAGGTTCAAGAGTTCACTTCTTTCTTGAGAGTGTTGGGGAGTTACCCTATGGATATGACACCTTGGAGCCCTTCTTGTTCTTCTCACCGGGGAGATCATTAG